The Flavobacterium galactosidilyticum nucleotide sequence CGTCGATGTTAGGACAGTAACATACGTACCTAAAATAAATTAAAAAAATATCCGATATATAATAGTGTCACCACTATTATATATCGGATATTTTCTATTCCATCAATTCTATATTTTAAAAACTCGGAAATTAAATTTCATTCCAGCTTTCTCATTCTTAATATTTGTGCAAGAATTAATTATACAAGAAAAATACTATTAGTTAAAATTTAATTCAAGATAAAACGTCGCACAACCTCAGCCACACCATGATCATTATTTGAAGCAACAATCACATCTGCCCTATCTCTCAATTCTGGATCTACGTTGTCAACCCAAACACCTAGTCCCGCATATTCAATCATCGATAAATCATTACCAGCGTTACCAACAGCAATGATTTCACTTTGGAGAATATTCAGTTTCTCGGCTAAGAATTTCACACTTGCTGCTTTATCAATTCCATTTTGAGCCACTTCTAAGAAAAAAGGTTTTGACATAGAAACACTCAAATGAGGCATCGCCACTTTTAAGTCGGCTTCAACCTTTCTAAGGTATGTTGGTTCTTCCAATAAAATACATTTTACCGCAGATGAAGTAACTGCATCCTTGAAATTACGAACTTTATTATGCTCTAAGCCTGTAATATTTTTTTCTATTTCAATATATTCCGAATCGGTTTCGCTAACAATTTTCCCATCTACGTACGTAATAATATGGGTTTTACTTTTTAAACTGTAATCGTACAACTCATGAATTTGCTGTTGTGTTAAGGTTTGTTCAAACAACACTTTATCTTCTTTTAAATCCGTAATAACAGCTCCGTTAAAAGAAAGCATAAAAGAATTATTAATATCTAATTTCAATTCTTTAGCAAAAGTAGTCATTGCTAATGTAGGCCTACCCGAAGCTAAAACTACATAAACACCTAATTCTTGGGCCTTAAATAACATTTCCTTATTCTCTTCTGATATTTTATGGTCATCAGTCAACAAGGTATCATCCATGTCCAGAACCAACATTCTATATTTCATCTAATTCTTTTAGCAATTACATTTTGAGTTTAGATACTCATTCTAAATTCTTCGATAACCGGATTTACTTTAGCAAACTCTGTTTCTTGAACGAACAGTTCAACTGCTAAATCCGAATTTCCAAAACCACCCAATCGAGCTGACTGTATGTTGTTTTTTACTACTACATCTATTCCAACAGCTTCAATTTTTTGTTGTAAAGCTGTAGCTAAAATTTCACTTCCTGAAAATACTTTCATTAATCCCATGATATTATTTATTTTACTGATTAATATTAATTTCTAAACTTAGCTCCTCTAAATATCTAGCTTTGAAGAAGCGTAAAAAGGTTTCATGACCTTATAAATTAAATTACTTTTCCATAAGCTCCGCAAAGTTTCCTAATTTGCGGAGCGAGTATTATTCTTCTTCTCCTTCTATATCGTCCTCATCTTCTTCATTATTATCCTCTTCATCAAATTCTTCCTCATCTTCGTCTTCCTCATCCATTTCGAATACAAAAGGTTCAAGTAGCATTTTATCAACTAATATTTCTACTCGTTCTGTTAACACATCTGAAAAAACAATGCGTTGCGTTTTACTAATACTATTTGAAATACGCATAATTTTAGTTTCATTACGCAATTTCAAAATAGGATCGGCATCATCCAGAATAAACATTTTTAACCTATTGACGTTGAAACCTGCCGTAGTAAACATATCATTCAATTTAGTTGCAGTTCCAATTAACACATCGACTCCAGTAGAAATATAATTTTTATCATATTCCATGTCGCCTTTATCATGCACCCCAAACACTTGAAGATCCGTATATTTACCATACTTTTCAAAAAGGGCTTCCATTTCTAAAACCTTAGCTTTATCTTCAACAATAATTAAAGCACGTGGAGATTCTTCGGTTTCCTTAGCCAATTGCTGAATCACATTCAATACAATTGTCGTTGTTTTTCCACTTCCTCTTTCGGAAATAATAAGACAATCTGCGCCACTTTTTATT carries:
- a CDS encoding Cof-type HAD-IIB family hydrolase, yielding MKYRMLVLDMDDTLLTDDHKISEENKEMLFKAQELGVYVVLASGRPTLAMTTFAKELKLDINNSFMLSFNGAVITDLKEDKVLFEQTLTQQQIHELYDYSLKSKTHIITYVDGKIVSETDSEYIEIEKNITGLEHNKVRNFKDAVTSSAVKCILLEEPTYLRKVEADLKVAMPHLSVSMSKPFFLEVAQNGIDKAASVKFLAEKLNILQSEIIAVGNAGNDLSMIEYAGLGVWVDNVDPELRDRADVIVASNNDHGVAEVVRRFILN
- a CDS encoding putative signal transducing protein; protein product: MGLMKVFSGSEILATALQQKIEAVGIDVVVKNNIQSARLGGFGNSDLAVELFVQETEFAKVNPVIEEFRMSI
- a CDS encoding DEAD/DEAH box helicase; this translates as MKLKKINEKLQEGLIENGLTVANALQQETFSTIKSGADCLIISERGSGKTTTIVLNVIQQLAKETEESPRALIIVEDKAKVLEMEALFEKYGKYTDLQVFGVHDKGDMEYDKNYISTGVDVLIGTATKLNDMFTTAGFNVNRLKMFILDDADPILKLRNETKIMRISNSISKTQRIVFSDVLTERVEILVDKMLLEPFVFEMDEEDEDEEEFDEEDNNEEDEDDIEGEEE